ATGAAGTCGCCTCGTCCCCCAAGCGCCCCTGCTGCCTCCCTGCTGGGAATGGCGGTGCTGAAACTGGCCTTCTCCAGCCCAGCGCATGCCCCTGAGCCCAGCGCTCCCGGGACCAGCCTGCCGAGCCCCCCGAGGGCACCCCCACACCGGGCCTCCTGAGCAGGGCCTCATGCCTTCGGCCCAGGGCCGTGCTGTCCCCGCCCACCCCTGCGCCCCCGCCCTCCCCACTTGCCCCGACTCACTGCCATCTCCTGAGAGGATCTGCACCAGCTGGTAGTCCGCGGCCTGCTCCCCAGCCAGCTCGtgctcttccagggccttgcAGATCACGGCTGGAGCCCTGTCTTGGTTGGTCACCTGCGGTGGGTCAATGACAGGCCTCAGGGCATGGGTCCTGGAGCCGGCTCCCCACGGCGCAGCTGCCAGAGACCCCGAGGAGGCCCCTCTGCTCGGGGTTGGGTCGACAGGGCCCTCCCTGTCTTCTCTTGCTCCCCCGGGGACACTCCACAGAGTGAGGGCTCTTTTCCAGTCATTCCTCACCCCATCTCCTACCAGAACCTGCACCTCTGTCTGGAGGGTGTTTCCAAGGGAGGGTCCAAATCccctgccctgcaggctgaaACCCGTCCCCTGGCTCCTCGGCCTGCACAACTGCTAGGGTCTCCCAGAGCCCTGGGACAAAGGGTGGCCTCTCAGCAGAGGGTGGGACTGTGGAGTGACCCCGgggcctctctctgtccctcctccctccccatcacAGGAGACGGCTCGCCCTCGGGgagggcccctgccctgcccctgcccctctaGGAGGCCTCCGCGAGCACTGAACCCCAGGCAGAACACACACATCCAGTCCAAGCTCAGATGTTTGTCCGAGAGCAGGCTGGAAGACACCCTACAGCCccgcaggaggccctgggctccaggaggcAGCTGTGCTTAGCAAAGTCTAGACCACAGCTGCCTTGAGCACGAGGGCCCGGGTGCAGGCAGGACTCAGGCCAAGGGCCACTCCGTGACAGCTTAGAACAAGCACGTCAGCTCCTGGCCACAAGAGAAGTGCAGCCCGTTTGTCTGGGCACTGccgcagggctgcagcctctgggCCGAGGAGCAGGGGTGGCTCCATCTGCCCGTCCATCCGGGATCTGGGCCCTGCTCACACATTCACGGCCACCGCTCTGCGGCAGACCCCGTCCTCCCCTCTGGGTCACGGCAGCAGCCCCTCACTGGCCGGTGCCTCCACCCACCGCCTCACCGTCCACTCTGGGGCCAAAGCTCTCCTGCtgtccctgctctgctctgacccTTCAGGGGCTCCTGAGAAAGTCACACTCTGTCCGGCAGCTCCAGGGCCTGATGGGACCTGGCTCCCAAGGCCTCTCTGACCCCAGCCCTTCTCCCGACCCCTGCTCCTTCAGCCGTGGCCTTGCGGCTGCTCCTTGGCCTGCCAAGCTCACGCCTCCTCGGACCTGCCTATGTCCACCGTCCTGAGCCCTGGCTGCCGTCTCACACACGCTCTTCTTGCCCCTGGACGTGGCcgtctgtccttccccagccacTGGCAAGTCTGCTCCAGGGCGGCAGGCAGGGACCACGGCACCGCTCAGGTGCCTACTGCCTGAGCCACCGTGGCCCGGGGGGCGGCCACTCGTCCGGCTTACCAAGATGCTCTGGAACTTGTGGCCGCTGTCCTCGGCCAGGGTGACACAGACAAAGCAGCAGTCGCCCACGTGCCGTTTGTAGCGCGGCCGTGGGTCATGGCGCTTTCGGCTGGTCCGGGTGGCCCTGGCTTGGATAGAGGAGGAAGAGGACGTTCCTCCCGACGCTGACGTGATGGTGGAGCCGATCCGAGACGATGCGCAGGTCGGCTGCCCCGGCTGTGGGGGACAGGAGGTCAGCTGAAGGCCGGGAGCCTCGGGGCAGCCCAGGCTGCTCGAGAAGCTCCGGGAGGCTCTAGAAGGACTGGACGAGTCAACGAGACTCCACCCCTGGTGGACACGGGGAGGGCCCAGCAGCACAGGAGGGGCAGCGGGAGCTCGAGGGCCCTAAGGAGCAGGGCTGGGCAGTCACCTTTGCGTCCTGGCTGTCCTGGGCCTCCGGGACGTGGTCCAGGTGGATTTCCACCGCAGAGCCGGAGGAGCCAGCCACGTGAGGGTGAGGAGAATCCGTGGCATCCCCACCGCCCAGGTCACGGCCACCCTGGAGCTGGACGCTGGAGTGGGCGGTGCTGCTGCTGCCGCTGGACTCAGCGTCGGGGCCCTGGCAGCTGGATGGAGGCTTGGCTTACCTTGGGGGCCTCCCCTGGCATGCCTGCCCACCTCTGCCCTGCTAAATCTGCACACGGTTAAGCCCTAGGTCCATCAAGAGGAGCCAGGGGGTTCCGACTGCCCCAGAGCTCATGCAGCACCACCCCATTGcccagaggaggaaacaggcCCAGGGAGGGGGCGACTCTCCCAGCCCCAGGGCTGGTCGGGAGTGGAGCTGGGATCCCGGTGCTCAGTGGCAGGCAGCCCCCCTCAGCCCACGCTCAGCCTGGAGCTCCCCTGAGCCCACCCTCGCCTGCCCTGCAGGGGGAACTCACTCTCCGCTCCAAGGCTCGCTGCCTTCTGGGGGCTGTTGGGCCTGGAAGCTCTCACTAGCCGCCTTGGGTGGTGGCTCCCTCTCACGAGACAGGAGGAGGCTACAGGACAGGTGGCGGCTGTCAGGCTCCTGGGGTCCGCACAGCAGTTGGTGTCCGCGTGCCCCAGCCTCCTCGGGCAGCAGGGCCTACGCGGGCCCAGGAGCCACCAGGGTGCTCCCGCCCCCACTGGGACCTGATGCCCCCCTGGCCTCACCTGTCCTCCTGGCCGAGCTGCTCCACGGCCTCAAACCAGGCCCTGAAGCGCCCGTCGGGCACAAGGCGGTCGCAGCGCGCCTGCAGCTTCTGCAGCTCGGCCACCAGCTGCTCTTCCTAGGGTCAGACGGAGGAGGAGGCACTGCCGAGGCCTGGGTGGGCTTGCCCGGTGAGCCGGGGCCAGGGGCCCCTGGgttccccagccctcccctgcctcccgggctctacctgccctcagggctCAGTTCACACAgggcctcctccaggaagtcgaCCTTCCACCAGGTGAACCCCTACCCCCCCGAGGGAGGGGTCGGCTCTGTCTTTTCTCCTCCAACTCCCCAGCAGTCTTCCAGGAAGCTGCTTGCAGCCCGGGGGTGCCCTGCCTGGAGGCTCTCAttgtccagcccccacccccattcccaccCCCGCACTGCTGGCTGCAGCTGCTCACCTTCCTCCTCTTCTCAAAATTCACCATGGTCCCCTGGAAggcagagaggtcacatccgTCACCAGGGGGCCCCCAGCCATTGCCGTGCCCATCACCCCTGAGCCCTTGTCACGCGGCACAACTGCGGGTTCCACGGGCACAGGGTAGCCCAGACCAGGCAAGGACCCAGGCAGGCTTGTGGGCGCAGGAGTGGGGCCCACCAGGGGAGCCCCAgggcccgcccagcccagcctctgaccacagtggagagaTGCCCCGGGACCAGCCTGCGCTCACTCTGCTGCGCCAAGTCCACGGCACCCAGTTCCAGGGCGCCCGGGAGGCTCTCGGGAGACGCAGTGTGCCCACTGCTCAGGGCTCGGGGCTCGGGCCGGCCTCTCCTCCCAAGCCTCAGGGACCCTTTCCCATGTGGCCCAGGCCCCCCGGCTCACTCACATCCGGAAACTTGTGCAGGACAGAGTCTATTATCAAAAACCGAGTGAGGAATGTCTCCAGCCATGGGACAGTGCCCTGGATGGCACCCTGTGGTGTGGAGTGGGTGGGGATGAGTGCAGGTGCTCGGGGGCCCCCGACACCCCGCCCTGACCACCCCACAGCCTCAGACTCCTAGGACCACCCAGCATCACCCCAGCACGCGCTCGGGCACTCAGTTGTCACCCCGAAGACCTCCGCCCGGCCTCCAAGGACCCCAAACTCCCCTgcagtcccctcccagcaccgGCGTTTCTTCCATCCCAAGCCCACACCCCGCCCTACCCAGTCCCCCAGCCTCggctcttccaggctcttgctctGACTTGCTGCCACTAGTCCCCGAGGATTCCCTCGGCTCCCGGCCCTCAAGCTTCCAGGGGAACAGACATGGAAGGGAGGCTGCTCGGGCTCAGAGGCCCAGGAGGGATGGCTGGGAGGAGGGCCCCACCCTGACTTGGAGGCCAcccgccctgggcccctggcAGGAGCCACCCCCAAcccctcctgctgctgctcctgctgcttccGGGCTCTCTTGGGGTTCATGTCCAGGGTGGCAAACTCGGGGTTCCCGTCCTGTCAGGATCGAGCGGCTCAGGGTCAGTGTCCCTGGGGCCTTGGACCCCTGGACCAAGTGGGCaggtggaaatctgctgccaCCACGTGCCTGAGGTGCCCTGGGGGCCCGGTGCAAGCGGCCTGGCCTCCCTGGGCCTGGGTGGACATCTGCGACGTGACCACAAATACCTGACCCCTTCTCGGGAGTCCAGAGGCCTCGAGGGTGCACATCAGCGGCACAGACGCTCTGGCCATCCCGCCCTCCCACTCGGAGTCCCGGGAACGCTCGGCCACGTTCCTTTTCTCCCGTCAACCCCGCCAGCTGGCCGTGAGGGCGGCGCCGCTGGATGCTCATGCTTCCATTCAGCCGGAGGCCCAAGGAAGGATGCGCTCGAGGAGCCGAGGACGGGCGGCTCCCTCTGGCCGGAGGCTTCGTCTGCTCTGACATCGCCCCACAGCCCACCACTGCCAACAGCTGTCCGCTTCTCCCGGCCTCTGAGCGTGGATGTGCGAGGGGCCTCGTGTCGTCCCAGCCGTGGAGCTGGAGGATGGCTGTCCCGGGAAGCCTAGTTGAGCAgatcctgcctgccccagcccacAGGACCGAAAACCCAAAGGCCGCCTGAGGCCCGCACACAGGCGCCTCCTCCCGGGGGTCCACTCGGCATGTTCTGCCTGCAGGGGCACCCCGTCCTCCAGCTGCACGGCTGGGACCACATGTCCTTGCAGTACTGGACGCCGAAGTTGTGCTGCGTCTTCTAGGTGGAAGCTTCTAGTTTCAGTCAGAAAGGACCCGCCGTGGTTTCCCGTCTCCCAAAGACTTCTCCTAGCTCTCTGACACAAGCCATTCGAAACGAGGCGCAGTTCTGAGACCCCCACGTGGATGGAGACTTCTCATCCTGCCGGTTCATCATCTCCTGGAACATGCCAGCCCCCCCGACCGCGTCCGAGCACTAACCCTGGCCTATGGCCCggcagccccccacctgcccacgaACCAGGCAGAGccctcttcatcttcctccagaAGAGGCCAGAGAGGATGTTTGCAAAGAAACACCCAGGGAAACACTCACAagcccccctcctgagccctggccCCCCTGCCTGCTCTTCACCTGGGAGATCAGCTCGCTGCCCAGGGAGGCGTTGATCTCAGTGGAGACAATCCCAGACAGTGTCTGAAAGAGGCGGAAGctgtccctgggggagggcaagaaggaaggagaaaggtgggagtgggtgggagcGTCCAGGGCACAACCCACTTGGTCGTAGCCGGGTCCTGGGACCCGGACTGCCTGGGTGGGTGGTGCTGAAACTGGGCAGCTCTGAGCACTGCAGGACAGCATGGGCTTGGGAGCTGAGCTCTCAGGTGGGCGCCGCGGGGACCCCCACTCCTAGTTGACGAGCAGCTGCTGTTGACATGGGAGCTGTCCCCTGGACAGAGCGGGCTGCTGACCAGCACACCCTGGACGTGCTCATCTGGCTTGACTCCGTGCCTGACCGCGGCTGGCACCAGTGGTGACGCCCAACAGCTGACCTCAGGTCCTGGCGAGACCTGGCGCCCCAGCCCACCCGGCCCCTGCCCGGATCCCGCTGCCTCCAGACACCCTGCAGGGCGATGCCCAGCCTCCCGCGGGGCCCCTGGTCCCCCCCCAGCGTCCCCTGGAGAGAAGCCTGCCCACCTGGAAACTTCCCCCCATGTCTTCCTCTGATGGCCAGTCATGTGACTTTCGAGAGCAGAGAGGATGGCGTGGCCTGAGGAGAAGTTGCGGAGGGTTCGGCActcctggggagggagaaagaatgggcCGTGAGGGGTGGTCTGAGCGTGCCCTGCTCCTGTGCCAGCCCTCTCGGCTGACCTCCCCCTCTGGATGAGAGACCCCCACGGAGCCCCTGAGGGCGAGCCGGGGCCCCAGAGCGGGACCCCCACGCTCCATCTGAGGGAAGAGCCTGGGGAAGACgtgaggagggaggagggctgtgctccaggcagggcagggcctggaggCCGAGAGCCCACCAGAGCGCAGGGGGCTCCAGGAGTCCAGAGAGGGCCCCGGCACGCACCCTGGCACCTCAatccagtgctccaccaccctggccTTGTCTGCGGCCTTCATGCTGGGGTCCCCGAGGCAGGTGGCCATGACACAGTTGGCCACGCGGTTGACCTGGCTGATGATGGCGCGCACGGTCGGCGCCACGTGCTCCTTGCCCTTCTGGTGGCGCTGGGACCAGATGGAGCCCAGGCAGTGGTGgggcaccaccttcttgaacagctcctggggaggaGGGCAAGTCAGCCAACCACACCCGCCCCCAGCTCAGATCCCGCAGGCCCTCAGGACCCTGGCTGGGGTCATCGTCACAGCAGTGCATGTGCAAGGGACAGCTAGTGTCCTAGGTCTCCTCTCCAGAGACCCAAGTGTGGACTTGGACTCAAGAAACTTGCCCAGGGAACAAGGCCAGCAGGGGAGCAGGGTTTGGACCCAGATCCCAGAATTCGAGATCAAGGTGGGGAAGGCTGGGGTGGCAGGTCCTGGGAGGAAGGTCCCCCCCAGCTCCACCCTGCCGAGCCCAGCTGCTCACCGCATCCATGAGCGACagctgctctgccaccagctcGGGAGGGAAAGACAGGAGCTCAGGCTTCTGCTCACGCAGACCGTCCCCGCAGGGCCCGGGCCAGGGGCAGGAAGGCTGTGGGGGGGCAGCCCGCCCTGCTGCTGAGCTGAGCTCTGGCTGTGGCTCAGGTGCTGCTGCCAGACAAACCTCCCCCTCGAAAGCCGCTGCTCCTGAAGGTGCCTGAACCGGCTGGAGCTCCAGAGTGGGCACTGGAGCGACCTGTGCAGGCAGCACCAGAGGTGGCGGTGGGACCGCCTCCCCCTTGCCAGCTGGTGGTGCGGATGGGGCTGCCCCTGCAGATGGGGCCGGCTCTGCCTGCGCAGGGGGCACTGGCGCTCCCTCCACaggtggcagtggaggtggcCCCGAGGCACCTTCCAGCTCGCAAGCCAGCGCTTctgctgctggaggagcaggctCTCCCTCGAGAGCGGGCAGTGCCGATCCGTGGTGCGGCGGCGAGGCAGGTGGAGCTGGATGTGCCTCCGGCTCTGCAGGTCCTGCTCCTGATGGTGCTGCAGCTGCCCGCGGCTCCTCAGCAGGTGCTCCGGCTGACCGGGTCAGATGGTCGAGCTCCAGGGAGGGCACAGGCCCCATCTCTGCAGGGGGCAGCGGTGGTGGTGCTGGAGCCACCTGCAGCTCAGGAGCTGGCGCCATGGCGCGGAATGCATCAGGCTTTATTTGCACGGCAGGTGCTGGCGCCATCTCGCCAGCTGGCAGTCTGGGTGGTAATGGAGCCGACTCTGGCTCCGGACCTGTGTCAACTGCAGGGGATGGAACTGGCACTGGTGGTCGCACTGGAGGCATCGGTGGCTCTGGAGCTGACACAGGAGCTGAACAAGAGGCAGTTTCCCCACCATGAATGGCTCCAAGTGTCATTCCAAAACAGAAGATCCCACTCCCTCGAGGGGAAGATCCTGCCCAGGAAAGTGCTCCCTGCTGCAGGCTCCCAGGAGACATGTCTGGGGCTCCGTCTTGCTCGCAGCCCGAGGGCAGCCTCTGCTGGCTCCTGCCTCTGCGGTGCAATCCCTGCCCCCGGCCCACAAGCTCACGTGTCCCCACCCCGAGGCCCCCTCACCCTCCAGCTCTGCTTCTGTGGGCTCCGGGTGTCTCATCTGCGCAAGCAGAAGCGTGACACGGCACTGCGGGCCAGAGCTCGGCGGGTGCTCCTGGGCGTGGGCCGCCagcagctggaggcagggagagtccGGAGGCTGCAGGAAGTCCTCCCAGTACTGGCCCATCCAGGTGCCCAGCAGGGCGCagagggtgctgagggcagggggggGCCAGCACGGTCAAACGCCGGCCTTGCCTTCCACGCTGCCCCCAGGGACCCTCCCGCTCCACACAAAGTCCATGAGGACAGCAAGGGCTCTGGCCTGGCCACAGCGCAGTGctgacacacagtaggagctTCAGCACCGGGTGAGTGCGGAGGGGCCAGGGCCTGTcctcctgccccaggccctcaTGGCCCCACCCAGGAGCGTCTGCCCGAGGAGCTGCCTCATCTTCCGCCTGGTGTCGTGTGTGTCTCCCCCTCCCATGGAcactgcccaccccctccccccgccacccctgcaggaggcagacaggactgaggCCCCCAGCAGATTGGCAGCAGGCCGCTCACCACCTTCCGTCGGGGGTCTGTGTGAGGTGGTATTAGGGGTCTGGGGGCTGGGAGAGGGCGGAGGACAGGTGGGCTTCTCTGGGGAATGAGCCCCCAGGCCACCTGTGCAGACAGTGCCCCAGGACCCCACCTCTGCTTCCTTACTCCttggcaaggggagggggaagcccTCTGGACTCAGCCTTCCAGGAGACGGAGGACACgtggccccaggccccgcccagtCCTAACCGGTCACCCACCACCCGACTCCCCACGATGGGGTCTGGGCACGAGAGCCCCTCGCCCTCACCCAAGGTGCACCTATGTTTTCACGTCAAGGCGTCCTCGAGGCTCGCCCCTCCCACCGAGGTCACCTCCATACCTAGGGGAGACCATGAGCCTGTCACAGCTGCTGGCTGAGTGTCCCCCCTGCTGAAGATGGGTCGGTCTATTGCCGGCGGCCCCCCCTCCAAAGGCACCCAGAAGGCAGCAGCTTTGGTCTGCCGTGTCCGCTGCATGGAGCCAGGTGCCGAAGGGAGCGCGTGCACCGAGTAGACACATGCCGGctaccaggggaagggggagccCCCAGTGGCACCTCCTCAGACCCGGGGTGGGCCTGGAGCCCTCTGGCAGCCCACAGGGATCCCTGCTCTGACCACACCGAGGTCGGAGGCCCGAAAGGGCTCGCAGACCTccctgagaaatgagaaaactggatGCGAAGGGGGCGAGGCCGAGAGCCTCTCCCCTGGGCAGAGGGAAGTCCTGCCCGGGAGCAGCCCGGCACCTCCAGCCGCCCTGTCCAGGAGTCAGACTCGGGCAGCCCTTCCCACGGACCCTCCCAGTCTGTCCTACAACCAGCCCTGGGGGCTGGTCCTCAGGGCGCccccttcccaaggaggaaactgaggccagcggGGGCAGTGGTGTTTCTGAGACGCCCAGCGCGTGGGGGCGCAACAGCCCAGGGGGTTGGTGGGGCGGGTGCTCACCGGTGGAACAGCCGGTCCAGGACCTGCTTGGTGGAGGCGAACACGCGGTAGGTCCCCAGGAAGGTGTGGATGTAGTCGAGGTCGCCCTCCTGCCAGGCGGGCACCAGGTGCTCCGCCAGGGCCTCCCAGCGGCCTGCCTGGACCGTGCGGACGGCGCGGCTCTCCCCCCTCGCGGGGGCCCCCTCGTTCTTCCTCTGGGGTGGGACAGAGGGGGCAGTGTGGTCAGACGCAGCGCCTGGACCCAGCCGGGCATGGCCAGGGCCACCTGCTGCCCCGAGCCCTGAGTGACGTCCTGTGAGGGGCCGTGCAGGCCCTAGTGGAGAAAGGTCCTCGGCCTTCCCACTGACCGCAGGGGAGCCGACACCTGCAAGGCGAGGCCCCTGGCCTGAAAGGATGGGTGCCTGGAGGGTCCTTGGGGGAGAAAGGCCCCTGCAGGGCCGAGGGGCTGAGCAGACCCTGGGGAACTGCAGACCCTCCTGGCCAGGAGACCACCTTCAGGACTGCACTGTCCCGGGGCCAGAGGAACAAGGGGGTGCCGTTGGCCACCCTCCAGCCGGCCCTGACGGGAATCCTGCGCTAAAGACCCTGTCCCCGCCTCTGCACGTGTGCAGTGACCTTCTCCCGTCTGTGCAGTGGCAGtgtgctggggggctggggggggtcccaggttccttGGGAAGCAGGATATGGGGCCACTAGGGTGGGAAAGCCCTGAAGAGCGTGCAGGGGGGTTCAAGGTGGAACACAGCCCCGGGGTGCTC
The sequence above is drawn from the Dasypus novemcinctus isolate mDasNov1 chromosome 25, mDasNov1.1.hap2, whole genome shotgun sequence genome and encodes:
- the LOC101425147 gene encoding ral guanine nucleotide dissociation stimulator-like; the protein is MAPVVGGGHAGPHFRRRPEGEPRSSTQVVGEELDEGLVYTGSLRKVLAHLGPGQGRRWVQRKNEGAPARGESRAVRTVQAGRWEALAEHLVPAWQEGDLDYIHTFLGTYRVFASTKQVLDRLFHRTLCALLGTWMGQYWEDFLQPPDSPCLQLLAAHAQEHPPSSGPQCRVTLLLAQMRHPEPTEAELEVDTGPEPESAPLPPRLPAGEMAPAPAVQIKPDAFRAMAPAPELQVAPAPPPLPPAEMGPVPSLELDHLTRSAGAPAEEPRAAAAPSGAGPAEPEAHPAPPASPPHHGSALPALEGEPAPPAAEALACELEGASGPPPLPPVEGAPVPPAQAEPAPSAGAAPSAPPAGKGEAVPPPPLVLPAQVAPVPTLELQPVQAPSGAAAFEGEVCLAAAPEPQPELSSAAGRAAPPQPSCPWPGPCGDGLREQKPELLSFPPELVAEQLSLMDAELFKKVVPHHCLGSIWSQRHQKGKEHVAPTVRAIISQVNRVANCVMATCLGDPSMKAADKARVVEHWIEVPGCCRTLRNFSSGHAILSALESHMTGHQRKTWGEVSRDSFRLFQTLSGIVSTEINASLGSELISQDGNPEFATLDMNPKRARKQQEQQQEGLGGAIQGTVPWLETFLTRFLIIDSVLHKFPDGTMVNFEKRRKEEQLVAELQKLQARCDRLVPDGRFRAWFEAVEQLGQEDSLLLSREREPPPKAASESFQAQQPPEGSEPWSGDCQGPDAESSGSSSTAHSSVQLQGGRDLGGGDATDSPHPHVAGSSGSAVEIHLDHVPEAQDSQDAKPGQPTCASSRIGSTITSASGGTSSSSSIQARATRTSRKRHDPRPRYKRHVGDCCFVCVTLAEDSGHKFQSILVTNQDRAPAVICKALEEHELAGEQAADYQLVQILSGDGTLQIPDGANVYYAMAPSPDYRFLLLRKTTPLDAEVKERALSALRGSQQKGPRFRKGKL